The following nucleotide sequence is from Devosia salina.
GCTGACCTATGACCCCGAGACCTATATCGCCACCGGTATCCGCCAATCCGTCGGCAGCAAGGCCAAGGAGCAGGCGCTGGAGCTCGCGACGATCGCCTGGCGGCCGCTGGGCGAAAGCGAGGAGGCGACGGCCTTCAGCCTGCACGACCGCTCGGCGCAATATGCCTTCATGATGGATTGGCAGCTGGACTGGAGCACTGCGCCCTATGAAATGACCCTCATGGATGTGCCGCTCAAGTTCGGGCCTGAGACGGGACTGGGCGGGGCGGTCTATCACGAGGTGGTCGACCCGCGGACACTATTCGCCTTTCCCCGCATCCTGTCCTTTGCCGATGGGGCGAGCGTCGAGCCGGCCAATGCCATCCTCGCCGACCGGCACGCGCGCATGAACCTGGCCGCCTTTGATTGCCTCGCCTTCCGCTTCGGCAGCTATGGCATGGGCAGCAATTGGGGTGATTTCGGCGGTCACCTGGGGGATTATGACCAGGAGCTGGTCGAGCTCAGCTATGCCTCGCCCCTTCTGGTGAGCTGGTCGCAGAGCGGTTCGCTCTTCTGCATGGGCGCCCATCCCTACAATCACGCCGACAGCTTCACCTATGACGTGGCGACCGGAAAGCCGCTGGACTTGCGCCAGGTGTTTTCCGCCTGGGTGCCGCGCGAATGGGGCGCCGCCCCCGACGAAGTCGCCGACACTGACCTCGCCTTCGAAAACCCCGATGCCTATCACTGGGGGCCGAGCCCCGAGCTGATCGCCTATGTGCGGGACAATCTCCCGCCCGAATATGCCGCCGCGGATTCGGAGATGGATGACGACTGCTATTCGGCAGGGTCGCTGGCCGACCAACTCGATATCCGCTTCGGTCCCGGGCCGAGCGCCATTTTCACCGCCTCGGGCTATCCGCACATCATGTCGTTCTGCAATAGCGACCTGCTGACCGTGCCGTTGGCCGAACTCGGCCGGTTCCTGGCACCCACTGCCAGGGACTACTTTCCCGAGCTCTCGGACTGATCGCTGTTCAGGTCCGGATAGATCAGGGCCGAGCATTGCCGGTTATTGGCGTCGAGCTTGGCCTGATCCGCGGCGGAAACCAGGCCGGTAAACACCGGCTCCCAGAGGTCGTCGCGTTTCACGCCCTCGAGGCCGCACTGGCAATAGATGGCGCAGAGCGCGGCGGTGGTGCCGCTCTCTTCGCAGCTCGCCTGGCAGGAATTGAGGAAGTCCATGTCGCGGCTGGTCTCCTGCGTCCCCATGGCCATGGAGAGCGGCACGATCACGGCCAGCAGCAGCGGCTGGTGCACCAGATAGATGACCAGGCTCCAGCGCCCCATCCAGCCCAGGACCCGGGCCACGATAGTGCGCGGCTGGCTTGCGGCCAGCCTTGCTTCCAGCCTCGTGCCGCGCACCAGCCGCATGGCAAGCACGCCCAGCAATACCACGCCCAGCCAGGGAAAGACCGGCACCAGGTCATTGGCCGGTGGTGGCACTTCCCAGAAGCCGAGCCAGGAGAACAGCTTCTCGTTGAAGAGCGGATTGGCAAACGAAAAATGCAGGCCGATCACCGCGATGGCGACCAGCCCGGTCAGCCACAGCGGGGTGAAGAGAAACGGCAGCGCGAGCAGGCTGGTCAGCGCAATGGCATGCAGCACGCCGAAATAGACAAAGCTGTCGGGAAAGGTGAACCAGGTGCCCAGCGTGATCAGCCCGGCGCCCCCGGCGATGAACAGCCAGCGCTTCCAGAAGGCTCGCCAGCGCATACCGTCTCCGTGCCCCAGCACCAGCCCGACCCCGACCAGCACCATGAAGGCGAAAAGGATCGAGCGGGCAAAGGCAACCCAGCCGGGGTCGTAGCCGACGTCGACAGGAATGAAGCGGTAATAGGAGAGGTCCCAGCACAGATGGTAGATCGCCATGGCCACGATGGCGACGCCGCGGGCGATGTCGATGATGGCGAGGCGGGGACGTGCTGGCTGGCTCATGCGGACGCCACGAGATGCCCGCGCACCACCGCCAGAAAATCATCGCCATAGCGGTCCAGCTTGCCCTGTCCGACCCCGGGCAGGTTGAGCATGTCGTGCGGATGGGTCGGTTGCGCCAGCGCCATGGCTTTGAGCGTCTGGTCATGGAAGATGACATAGGGCGGCACGCCCTGCGCCTTGGCCAGGCGCGTGCGTTCCGCGCGCAGCGCCTCGAACAGGGGTCGCGCATGCTCGGGGACGTCGATCGAGCGCGCCAGCGCGCGCCGCACCTCGACCGATTTCTTCGGCCGGTCCTTGCGCAGGGTCACATGGCGTTCCCGCTTGAACACCTCATGCGCAGCCGCGCTCAGGGTCAGCGCGCCGTGATTGGCGTGGTCGACCACGATCAGTCCCATGGCGGTCAATTGCCGTATCACCGATTGCCAGGCCTTGGGGTCGAGCTCGGTGCCCTGACCGAACACCTTCTGGTGCTGGTGGCCGAAACGGACGACCTTCTCGGTCTCCTTGCCCATCAGCACATCGATGATATGGGCCGCGCCAAAGCGCATGCCGGTGCGATAGATCGCGGCCATGGCCTTGATGGCCGCTTCCGTGCCGTCCCAGCTTTCCACCGGCGAGCGGCAGGTATCGCAATTGCCGCAAGGCTGCGGATAAGTTTCCCCGAAATGGCTGAGGATGGCCTGGCGCCGGCAGGAGGCGGTTTCGCACACACCCAGGAGGGCATTGAGCTTGCCGTGTTCGAGCCGCTTGATTTCGTCGGGCGCATTGCCCTCCTCGATCATGCGGCGGCGCTGCACCACATCGGCCATGCCATAGCTCATCCAGGCATCGGCAGGCTGTCCGTCGCGCCCGGCGCGGCCGGTCTCCTGGTAATAGGCTTCGATCGAGGCCGGCAGGTCGAGATGGGCGACATAGCGCACATCGGGCTTATCGATGCCCATGCCGAAGGCCACCGTGGCGACGAGGCACAGACCCTCTTCCTTGAGAAAGGCATCCTGATTGGCCGAGCGCAGTTCGGCGCTCATGCCGGCATGATAGGGCAGGGCGCGGATGCCCTTGCCGGAGAGCCAGTCGGCGACATCCTCGACCTTGGCGCGGGAAAGGCAATAGACGATGCCGCTATCGCCCTTGTGCCCGGAGAGGAATTCCAGCAACTGCTCGCGCGGCTTGTCGCGCTCGACGATGGAATAGGAAATATTGGGCCGGTCGAAGCTGGTGGTGAAGACCCGGGCCTGTTCCAGCCCCAGCCGCTCGATGATGTCCTCGCGCGTGGTCGGGTCGGCGGTGGCGGTCAGCGCGATCCGGGGCACGCCGGGGAAGAGTTCAACGAGGTGGATCAGCTCGCGATATTCGGGCCGGAAATCATGGCCCCACTGGCTCACGCAATGGGCCTCGTCGATGGCAAAGAGCGCGATCCGCGTATCGGCCAGCATATTGGCAAAGCCGGGCGTCGCCACCCGTTCCGGCGCCACATAGAGCAGGTCCAGTTCGCCCCGCCGCAATTGCCGGCGCACGTCGCTCGCCTCTTCCTGTGTCAGCGAGGAATTGAGCGCCGCCGCCGCCACTCCGGCCTGCCTCAGGGCCTCGACCTGGTCGCGCATCAAGGCGATCAGCGGCGATATGACGATGCCCACGCCGTCCCGGCAGATGGCGGGGATCTGGTAGCACATGGACTTGCCCGCGCCGGTGGGGAACAGCACCACCGCGTCGCCGCCTTCGGTCACATGGTCGATGACCTCGGCCTGCTGGCCGCGAAAATCGCGATGGCCGAAAATGTCGCGCAGCACCGCGAGCGGGCTGGGCCGCTCGTGGCGATGGGGCGAGAACAGGTCGAGCGACTCAATGGCTTCCACAGCCCTTTTGAATCACGGGGGCCAGGGGGAGGCAACCGCATCCGGCACGCTACCCCCCGATGATCTCCCCGCCATTGGGGTGCAGCACCTGCCCGGTGATGTAGGAACTCTCTTCGCAGGCGAGGAACAGGTGGCTCGTTGCCACCTCATTGGGCTGGCCCGGCCGGCCCAATGGCTGGCTGGCCCCGAATTCCGCCACCTTGTCGGCCGGGAAACTGGCCGGGATCAGCGGCGTCCAGATCGGGCCGGGTGCGACGCCATTGACGCGGATACCCTTGCCGGCAAGGCTTTCCGAGAGCGATCGGGTAAAGGCGACGATGGCGCCCTTGGTCGCGGCATAATCCATCAGTGACGGCGAGCCCCGATAGGCCGTGATCGATGTCGTGTTGACGATCGCCGACCCCTTTCTCAGATGCGGCAGCGCGGCCTGCGTCATGAACATATAGCCAAAGAAATTGGTCTCGAAGGTGCGCCGCAACTGCTCTTCGGAAATGGCCTCGAGCTCGGTCTGCATATGCTGCTCGGCCGCGTTGTTGACCAGCACATCGAGCTTGCCGAATTTTTCGACCACCTGGCCGACCACACTCTCGCAAACCGCCTTGTCGCTGACATCGCCGCGCAGCAGCAGCGCCTCCTTGCCCTCCGCCTTGACGGCCTCGGCAGTGAGCCTCGCGTCATCGGTCTCTTCGAGATAGACCAGCGCCACCTCGGCCCCTTCACGGGCAAAGAGGACGGCGCAGGCACGCCCGATCCCGCTATCGCCACCGGTGATGATGGCGACCTTGTCCTTGAGGCGCCCATTGCCGGGGAATTTCGGCATGTAATCGGGCTTGGGATGCATTTCGCTTTCCCGCCCCGGCTGATGGTCCTGGGTCTGGGGCGGGTTCATGGGCTTGGCGGCCGAGCCGGACATGGCTGTCTCCTAGTGATGCGCGTGGTGCTCTTGGTTCCGCTTGCGGGTTGCGGCGGCCTTTTTTGCGGAAGCTGAGCGCTCCGATGCGGGCCGATTGGCCGAGGCTTCGCCGCCCTTCTTGCCACCCTTGTGGGCGGCAGGATGATCTTTGTGCGTGCCGCGTCCGGAGCCGGACTTGTTGCCGCCGCCATCATCCTTGTTGACGGTGGCCCAGGCGCGCCGCTCGGCCTCCTTATGCGATACGCCACGATCCTCGTAACGCTCCTCGATATGCTCGGCCTTGCGCTTCTGCTTGTCGGTATAGGCGCTCTTGTCACCCTGGGGCATGGCTGCTCTCCTGTTGCAAAGGTGAGGCGCGGCGCGGGTGGGACAAAGGCCTGGGTCAGGTTGAGTGACTGATGCGGGAAACCGGAAAAACCGCACCAAAAGCCCTATACCACCACGTCCGGTTGACGCGCGCCGGCCAGATTGGGGGAACGGGCAGGCGCCGCGGCGGTTGCTCCGGGCCCGATCACAAATCGGGCCGGATGCGGGGCAGGGGTCTGCTGAGAAAAGGCGAATTGCGCTTGACGAAGCGCCACGGAGTCTCGGCGCCCTTGGTGATCCCGATGCGCGGCCCGGTGGCGATTTCATGCGCGGTGTCGGCAGGGTGAAGGGCAAACGGGGCTGCATCCAGAGCCAGTCCGTCATGCCGGAGATCGATGCCCAGCGCCTGCGCCAGCTTGCCCGGCCCCGAGCAGAGGTTTTTCTCCGCCATGGCGCCGCGCCGTTCCGCCATGCGGTCGAGCCCCATTGTCGGCTCCAGCGCCCGGATCAATATGGCGCTGCCCGGCCGGCAGACGAAATTGAGGCAATAATGGATGCCATAGATCTTGTAGACATAGGCATGGCCCGGCGGCCCGAACATCACCCGGTTGCGCGGCGTCGGCCCGGCAAAGCTGTGCGAGGCCGGGTCATGCTCGTCATAGGCCTCGACCTCGACGATCCGGCCGCCCGCACCGTCGAACAGCATGGTCATGCCGATGGCATCGTGGGCCACCTCCAGCACGGGGCGGTCGAAAAAGCTGCGTGTAATCAACTCTGGCACTCTCGTCACAACGCGCCCACTCTGTCGTCACCGCGGCGGGCAAGGCAAGCGCGGCTAGGCGCCATTGGGCATGTTCCGGCGAACAATGCCTTCGCCACTGTTCCCTTTGTTGCCGGCCCGGCAAGGGCTACATCCGGGGCAACAGTCATTTCACAGGAGGTCGACATGATCGACACATCCGTCCAGACCAATGTGCGCTCCCAGCCCATCCTGCCCCTCACCACCACGCTGGGGCCCGTGCACCTCGCCGTGACCGACCGCCAGAAGGCCCTCGCCATCTGGCAGGACGTGGTCGGGCTCGACCTGATCGAGGAGCAGGGCAATGCCCTTTCCATGGGGGCGGGCGGCAAAGTGCTGATCGTCCTCGAAACCGGCGCCACTCGCCCGGTCGCACCCCGCACCATCGGTCTTTATCACGTCGCCATCCATGTGCCCCATCGCGCCGACCTGGCGCAGATGGCGGTGCGGGCGCTGCAGCGCAATGTGCGCATCTCCCCCACCGATCACCTCGTCTCCGAAGCCATCTATCTCTGGGATCTCGATGGCAACGGCATCGAGATCACCTTCGAAACGCCCTGGCGCGGCAGCCTGGGTGATCCCGACAAGGGCCAGACCTATGCCATCACGGCCGAGGGAAAACCCCATTCGGGACGCGAGCCGATCGACCTCGACGGGCTCCTCGGCGAATTGGGCGAGAACCCGGCCCTGGCGCCCCGCATGCCCGCCGGCACCCGCATCGGCCATGTGCATGTGCATGTGAACGACCTCCACCGCGCCATGGATTTCTACCGCGACGTCCTCGGCTTTGCCGGCTTCCTGCTCATCCAGTCCTTCGGCATGGGCGATGTCGGGCTCGACTACATGCCCCATACCCTGGCCTTCAATATCTGGTCGGGCCCCAATGCAACCTTGCCGCCGGCCGGCTCGGCGGGCCTCCGCTGGTTCACGATCGCGCTGCCCGATGCCGAAAGCCTGGCGGCCCTCAAGGCCCGGCTCGAACAGGCCGGCGCCCCGCTTGAAGTGGTCGGCAATGATCTCGAAACCCGCGATCCCTTCGGCAATCGCATCCGTCTCGAACTCGCCGACTGATCTGGACAGCGTCTGCGGCGACAGCGACAATGTCGCCCTGTCGCTTTGGAGGAAAGCCATGCAGGGTCCGCGGGACGTCATTGAATTCTGGTTTGTCGAGCATGGCTATGAGGACTGGTTCGGCGGCAAGACCGAGTTCGATGCCAAGCTGGCGGCCCGCTTTGGCGACCTGCACCGGCGCGTGAGCCGCGGCGAGGCCTGGCACTGGCGCGAAACCGCCAATGGCCGGCTCGCCGAGGTGCTCATGCTCGACCAGTTCTCCCGGCAATTGCATCGTGGCGCCGCCCGGGCCTTTGCGCAGGACGGCATGGCGCTGGTCCTGGCGCAGGAAGCCATCTTCGATGGCGCCGACAAGGAGGTCGATGCCAGTCGCGCCATGTTCTTCTACATGCCTTTCATGCATGCCGAATCCCTGGTCATCCAGGACGAGGGCGTGCGGCTGTTCGAGGCGCTGGGCAACAAGGACGCGCTGCAATTCATGGTGGACCACCGCGACACCATCGCCCGCTTTGGCCGCTTTCCCTTCCGCAACAAGGCACTTGGCCGCCACAGCACGCCTGAGGAACTGGCCTATATGGCCGAAAAGGGCGACCGGGTGTTTTGATCCCGGACGCGGCAACCCTTCGGGGCGCCTGCCGTTGGGACTTCAAAGGAGAAGTCCCATGGAATATGCCGGCCCCACACTCTGGCTCATCGCGCTGACCGTCGGCGTTCTCGTCCTGGGCGGCGCCGCCGTCTACGGCATCATGCGCAATCGCAGCCGCACCCTGTCCGAGCGGGTGACCACCGAGGTCGAAACCCGCCGCGAATACGAGCGCGAGGACCAGGACGGTTGAGGCAAAAGGGGCGCCGCAGCGCCCCTTAAGAATATCAGGCCACCAGGCCCTTGGTCAGCTCAAGCGCCTGTCGCTCGAACAGCCGCCGATAGATACCGCCATGCAGGCGGATCAGTGCCTGGTGGTCGCCTTCCTCGACAATGCGGCCCTTGTCGAAGACCAGCAGCCGGTCGAGTGCCCGCACCGTCGAAAGCCGGTGGGCGATCACCAGCGTCGTCCGGCCCTGCATCAGCCGTTCCATGGCCTGCTGGATCATCACCTCGCTCTCGCTGTCGAGACTCGATGTTGCTTCATCGAGAATGAGGATCGGCGCATCGGCCAGGAAGGCCCGGGCGATGGCGACGCGCTGCCGCTCCCCTCCCGACAGCTTCACCCCGCGCTCGCCCACCAGCGTCTCATATTGCTTGGGCAGGCTCATGATGAAGTCATGGGCATTGGCCTGTTCGGCTGCCTCCATGATCTCGCCGCGGCTGGCATCAGGACGGCCATAGGCGATGTTTTCGGCCAGCGTCCGGTGGAACAGAATCGGCTCCTGCTGCACGATGGCGATCTGCCCGCGCAGCGAGGCCTGCTGGTGTTCGGCAATGTTCTGCCCGTCAATGGTGATGGCACCGCCACTCACGTCATAGAGACGCTGGATGAGCTTGACGAAAGTCGTCTTGCCCGAGCCCGAATGCCCCACCAGCCCGACCCGCTCGCCCGGCCTGATCTCGACCGAAAAGTCGCGATAGAGCGGGGTCGGATGGGCGCCATACTGGAACGTCACATTGTCGAACCGGATGCCGCCATCGCTGATGGCAATGGGCTTGGCGCCGGCCTTGTCGTCAATGCCCAGCGGCATCGATGTCAGGGCCACCAGTTCCTCCATGTCGTTGACCGAGCGCTGCAGGTTGCGGATATGCATGCCCACATCGCGCAGATAACCCTGCAGCACGAAGAACATGGCGAGCACGAAGGTGATGTCGCCCGGGCTGGCCAGCCCCTGCGTCCACATATAGAGCCCCGTGCCCAGGATGCCCGCCTGCATCGACACCATCATGAAGCCCTGCAGGGTGCCGTTGAGCGTGCCGCGCTTCCAGGTGCGGCGCGTGCGGCTGTCCCACTTGGACATGACATGGCGCATGCGGCTCTCCTCGCGCGTCTCGGCGCCAAAGGCCTTGACCACGCTGTTGCAGCTCACCGCATCGGCCAGTGCCCCGCCCAGGCGCGTATCCCAGGCATTGGCCAGGCTCGCCGCCGGCGCCACATAGCCCATCGACATGGCGACGGTGAAGCCGATGTAGATCAGCGAGCCAATGGCCACGATCAGGCCCATGACCGGCCAGAAGCTGCCCAAGAGGATCGAGGCACCCACCAGCATCACCACCGAGGGCAGGAGCGCGACCAAGAGGATATCGTTGAGCGCATCGAGCGCCCACATGCCGCGGGTGATCTTGCGGACCGTGGAACCGGCAAAGCTGTTGGCATGCCAGTCGGTCGAGAAGCGCTGCACGCGGTGGAAACCGTCATTGACGATATCCGCCATCATCTTGAGCGTCAGCTTGATGATGCCGTGGAAGATGAAGAAGCGCAGCACCACGCTGGTCAGGCCCAGGCCGACCACCACGGCAAAGGCCCGCAACGCGTCGGCCGTCGCCGAACTGTCGCTGCCGGCTATGGCATCCACGATGCGGCCAGAAAACAGCGGCACCATCACTTCGGCCAGGGTGGAGACAATGACGAGGCCGCAGATCAAGACGATCCGCGCCGGCTGTCCCCGCCAGTGACCAAAGGTGAAGCCGAGCACATTGCGAAAGGCATCGGCACGGAAATCGAGCTTCTTGCGACTCATTTTTGTCTCCGGCGCCGTTCTCCGGCCACCGGTTCCTCGAAAAGGGAAGAATAGAGCGCAGTTGGGGCCGGAATGGACGACGCCCGAAGGCGCGGCTCAACTGCAGGACATACGGAAAAGACCGCTTGCGATCAGGCCGGAACGGCGGATCGCGGGGAACAAGGACCTAAGGTCGGCACTTGCCCGCAAGGGGAGAGAACATCGGTGCTGTCATGCAACGCCTCCCCCTGGTTCGAAAAATGAAGCGGCGAACGGTTTGTAGCCAAACCGTTCGCTCTTGCCAATGGCACAATTGTGATCAGCGGGGCCGGTGATGCAGGAAGGTCACAGACGCGGGTCCACTTGGGACACGTCGATCTGGACCTGCCAGACATGGAGCAGGCGGTGTCGCTACCGGCTTCGGGGGTCAGACGCAGGCGCCTCGGGATGCGTCCACCGCGCAACCGCGTCGCCGCAATGCCAGGCGGAGCCTTCCCACACCTGCTCAGTCCACCTTGCGCGCGCCGGGCGCGAGCACGCCCCGCGTCTGGACCTGCGCATAGGCAAGGGCGAGCGAGAAGACGCCGAAAATGCAGAGAACCGCAACGATGACGAGTGTGGTGTCCATGGCCTAAAGAACCTCCAGATCAGGCTGGCTTTCTTCTCGCACCGGACGCCGGTTTGCGGTTTGATCCAGGTCAATCGGTCTCGCCTTTGTTCCCGGGTGGCGCCGCCGCATCGGGGACGCTAGGCTCTGGCCAATTGATTCAAGAGCAAGAAGGCTTTTCGCCCAATGAGCAATTCTCCCATCGATCCGACCAAGCTCGACAAGCTCGGCGAGGTCGCCATCAAGGTCGGCCTGCAGCTGGCCGAAGGCCAGGACCTGATCATCACCGCGCCGATGACGGCGGCCCCGCTGGTGCGCCGCATCACCGAGCATGCCTACAAGGCCGGCGCCGGTCTGGTGACCACCATCTATTCCGACGAGGAAGCCACCCTGTCGCGCTTCCGCCATGCCCGGGACTTCAGCTTCGATCGCGCTGCCGGCTGGCTCTATTCCGGCATGGCCGAAGCCTATCGCAACAACGCGGCGCGCCTCGCCATTTCCGGCGACAACCCGATGATGCTGGCCAATGAAGACCCCGAAAAGGTCTCCCGCGCCAACCGCGCCAATTCGGCCGCCTATCGCCCGGCGCTGGAGCTGATCACCGGCTTCGACATCAACTGGAACATCGTCTCCTATCCCACGCCCAACTGGGCAAAGCTGGTCTTCCCCAACGATCCAGAGGACGTCGCCATCGCCAAGCTGGCCGACGCCATCTT
It contains:
- a CDS encoding DUF924 family protein, which gives rise to MQGPRDVIEFWFVEHGYEDWFGGKTEFDAKLAARFGDLHRRVSRGEAWHWRETANGRLAEVLMLDQFSRQLHRGAARAFAQDGMALVLAQEAIFDGADKEVDASRAMFFYMPFMHAESLVIQDEGVRLFEALGNKDALQFMVDHRDTIARFGRFPFRNKALGRHSTPEELAYMAEKGDRVF
- a CDS encoding VOC family protein codes for the protein MIDTSVQTNVRSQPILPLTTTLGPVHLAVTDRQKALAIWQDVVGLDLIEEQGNALSMGAGGKVLIVLETGATRPVAPRTIGLYHVAIHVPHRADLAQMAVRALQRNVRISPTDHLVSEAIYLWDLDGNGIEITFETPWRGSLGDPDKGQTYAITAEGKPHSGREPIDLDGLLGELGENPALAPRMPAGTRIGHVHVHVNDLHRAMDFYRDVLGFAGFLLIQSFGMGDVGLDYMPHTLAFNIWSGPNATLPPAGSAGLRWFTIALPDAESLAALKARLEQAGAPLEVVGNDLETRDPFGNRIRLELAD
- a CDS encoding DUF1624 domain-containing protein, producing the protein MSQPARPRLAIIDIARGVAIVAMAIYHLCWDLSYYRFIPVDVGYDPGWVAFARSILFAFMVLVGVGLVLGHGDGMRWRAFWKRWLFIAGGAGLITLGTWFTFPDSFVYFGVLHAIALTSLLALPFLFTPLWLTGLVAIAVIGLHFSFANPLFNEKLFSWLGFWEVPPPANDLVPVFPWLGVVLLGVLAMRLVRGTRLEARLAASQPRTIVARVLGWMGRWSLVIYLVHQPLLLAVIVPLSMAMGTQETSRDMDFLNSCQASCEESGTTAALCAIYCQCGLEGVKRDDLWEPVFTGLVSAADQAKLDANNRQCSALIYPDLNSDQSESSGK
- a CDS encoding SDR family oxidoreductase, with translation MSGSAAKPMNPPQTQDHQPGRESEMHPKPDYMPKFPGNGRLKDKVAIITGGDSGIGRACAVLFAREGAEVALVYLEETDDARLTAEAVKAEGKEALLLRGDVSDKAVCESVVGQVVEKFGKLDVLVNNAAEQHMQTELEAISEEQLRRTFETNFFGYMFMTQAALPHLRKGSAIVNTTSITAYRGSPSLMDYAATKGAIVAFTRSLSESLAGKGIRVNGVAPGPIWTPLIPASFPADKVAEFGASQPLGRPGQPNEVATSHLFLACEESSYITGQVLHPNGGEIIGG
- a CDS encoding ABC transporter ATP-binding protein, producing the protein MSRKKLDFRADAFRNVLGFTFGHWRGQPARIVLICGLVIVSTLAEVMVPLFSGRIVDAIAGSDSSATADALRAFAVVVGLGLTSVVLRFFIFHGIIKLTLKMMADIVNDGFHRVQRFSTDWHANSFAGSTVRKITRGMWALDALNDILLVALLPSVVMLVGASILLGSFWPVMGLIVAIGSLIYIGFTVAMSMGYVAPAASLANAWDTRLGGALADAVSCNSVVKAFGAETREESRMRHVMSKWDSRTRRTWKRGTLNGTLQGFMMVSMQAGILGTGLYMWTQGLASPGDITFVLAMFFVLQGYLRDVGMHIRNLQRSVNDMEELVALTSMPLGIDDKAGAKPIAISDGGIRFDNVTFQYGAHPTPLYRDFSVEIRPGERVGLVGHSGSGKTTFVKLIQRLYDVSGGAITIDGQNIAEHQQASLRGQIAIVQQEPILFHRTLAENIAYGRPDASRGEIMEAAEQANAHDFIMSLPKQYETLVGERGVKLSGGERQRVAIARAFLADAPILILDEATSSLDSESEVMIQQAMERLMQGRTTLVIAHRLSTVRALDRLLVFDKGRIVEEGDHQALIRLHGGIYRRLFERQALELTKGLVA
- the recQ gene encoding DNA helicase RecQ, whose translation is MEAIESLDLFSPHRHERPSPLAVLRDIFGHRDFRGQQAEVIDHVTEGGDAVVLFPTGAGKSMCYQIPAICRDGVGIVISPLIALMRDQVEALRQAGVAAAALNSSLTQEEASDVRRQLRRGELDLLYVAPERVATPGFANMLADTRIALFAIDEAHCVSQWGHDFRPEYRELIHLVELFPGVPRIALTATADPTTREDIIERLGLEQARVFTTSFDRPNISYSIVERDKPREQLLEFLSGHKGDSGIVYCLSRAKVEDVADWLSGKGIRALPYHAGMSAELRSANQDAFLKEEGLCLVATVAFGMGIDKPDVRYVAHLDLPASIEAYYQETGRAGRDGQPADAWMSYGMADVVQRRRMIEEGNAPDEIKRLEHGKLNALLGVCETASCRRQAILSHFGETYPQPCGNCDTCRSPVESWDGTEAAIKAMAAIYRTGMRFGAAHIIDVLMGKETEKVVRFGHQHQKVFGQGTELDPKAWQSVIRQLTAMGLIVVDHANHGALTLSAAAHEVFKRERHVTLRKDRPKKSVEVRRALARSIDVPEHARPLFEALRAERTRLAKAQGVPPYVIFHDQTLKAMALAQPTHPHDMLNLPGVGQGKLDRYGDDFLAVVRGHLVASA
- a CDS encoding plasmid stabilization protein, yielding MPQGDKSAYTDKQKRKAEHIEERYEDRGVSHKEAERRAWATVNKDDGGGNKSGSGRGTHKDHPAAHKGGKKGGEASANRPASERSASAKKAAATRKRNQEHHAHH
- a CDS encoding DNA-3-methyladenine glycosylase; translation: MPELITRSFFDRPVLEVAHDAIGMTMLFDGAGGRIVEVEAYDEHDPASHSFAGPTPRNRVMFGPPGHAYVYKIYGIHYCLNFVCRPGSAILIRALEPTMGLDRMAERRGAMAEKNLCSGPGKLAQALGIDLRHDGLALDAAPFALHPADTAHEIATGPRIGITKGAETPWRFVKRNSPFLSRPLPRIRPDL